The following are encoded together in the Fusarium keratoplasticum isolate Fu6.1 chromosome 1, whole genome shotgun sequence genome:
- a CDS encoding Succinate-semialdehyde dehydrogenase has protein sequence MVLLQRLVAPSSRGALRQSPAIALMITRRASNMAPPKLKDPSLLKQDVCYVNGEWVKAKSGKTFKVNDPSNGELIGTCPEFNAEDTQSAIRAAADAFPSFRSKTGRERSKLLRAWYEQMTANAEDIAKLITWENGKPIADAKGETTYAANFLEWFSEEAPRVYGDTIPSSVPGNRVWTIKEPVGVCGLITPWNFPAAMITRKIGPALAAGCTVVCKAPAETPFTSLALAELAHRAGIPKGVVNVVTSMENTPELGELLTSDPTIKKISFTGSTGVGKLLMKQSAGTLKKLSMELGGNAPFIVFDDADVDAAVAGAISSKFRSSGQTCVCANRIYVQRGIYDEFVKKFTEKVKTFSVGNGFEQGVTHGPLIHDRAVQKAEDHVKDAEKKGGKVTIGGQRLNNLGSNFYAPTVIRDMTSDMDMASQETFGPVAGLFPFETEEEVVRMANNTEVGLAGYFFSRDLERVHRIAEALEVGMVGVNTGIISDPAAPFGGVKESGFGREGSLYGISEYQITKMITYGGMGKALQS, from the exons ATGGTTCTGCTTCAACGCTTGGTTGCTCCCTCTTCGCGAGGCGCGCTGCGACAGTCTCCAGCCATTGCTTTAATGATCACTCGGAGAGCTTCCAACATGGCGCCTCCTAAG CTCAAAGATCCATCCCTTCTGAAGCAGGATGTCTGCTATGTCAACGGTGAatgggtcaaggccaagtcgGGCAAGACGTTCAAGGTGAACG ATCCATCAAACGGCGAGCTTATCGGAACCTGTCCCGAGTTCAATGCAGAGGATACCCAGTCGGCCATTAGAGCAGCTGCCGATGCTTTCCCTTCTTTCCGTTCCAAGACGGGTCGTGAGCGGTCCAAGCTGTTGCGCGCATGGTATGAGCAGATGACTGCTAATGCTGAGGATATCGCCAAGCTCATTACCTGGGAGAACGGAAAGCCTATTGCTGATGCCAAGGGCGAGACCACTTATGCTGCCAACTTCCTCGAGTGGTTTAGCGAGGAGGCCCCGCGAGTGTACGGTGACACTATTCCCAGCTCTGTCCCTGGAAACCGGGTATGGACCATCAAGGAACCCGTGGGAGTGTGCGGTTTGATTACACC ATGGAACTTCCCTGCGGCCATGATCACTCGAAAGATTGGACCTGCGCTGGCAGCGGGTTGCACAGTTGTCTGCAAGGCCCCCGCCGAGACGCCATTTActtctctggctctggccGAGCTGGCTCATAGGGCAGGTATTCCCAAGGGCGTCGTTAATGTGGTGACTTCTATGGAGAATACCCCTGAACTCGGCGAGCTTCTTACTTCTGATCCTACCATCAAGAAGATTTCCTTCACTGGGTCCACTGGGGTTGGTAAGCTCCTTATGAAGCAGTCGGCTGGTActctcaagaagctctcgATGGAGCTCGGTGGCAACGCCCCGTTCATCGTCTTTGATGACGCCGACGTCGATGCTGCCGTTGCTGGAGCTATTTCGTCCAAGTTCCGATCCTCGGGACAGACGTGCGTGTGTGCTAACCGCATCTACGTCCAGCGTGGCATCTATGATGAATTTGTTAAGAAGTTTACCGAAAAGGTCAAGACATTTAGCGTGGGTAACGGTTTTGAGCAGGGTGTCACACATGGGCCTCTGATCCACGATCGTGCAGTCCAAAAGGCCGAGGATCAcgtcaaggatgccgagaagaagggtggCAAGGTCACTATTGGAGGCCAGAGACTTAACAACCTGGGCTCCAACTTTTACGCACCTACCGTTATTCGAGATATGACATCtgacatggacatggcgTCGCAGGAGACATTTGGACCTGTGGCTGGTCTCTTCCCCTTCGAgacggaggaagaggtggttAGAATGGCCAACAACACCGAAGTTGGCCTGGCTGGTTACTTCTTCTCGCGCGATCTCGAGCGGGTGCACCGCATCGCAGAGGCCCTCGAGGTGGGCATGGTGGGCGTCAACACTGGTATCATCTCGGACCCTGCTGCACCCTTTGGTGGCGTCAAGGAGAGTGGCTTCGGCCGTGAGGGCTCGCTGTACGGTATTTCCGAGTACCAGATCACCAAGATGATTACATACGGAGGAATGGGCAAGGCTCTCCAGTCatga
- a CDS encoding Serine/threonine-protein phosphatase: protein MGNQSSRESGSKGSGSAGPDGPLQSYPSFSRSDTKDSSRSFRSLRSKIPGSGKTDSPRNSQIISNGDSTTDSKSEGTSGRSGRSGRSSSSRLSRSELPPLKTDATDISTSESALAESAVGDDQPPPSPVQGHSKGGAHDVSAAQASGEVDHVSDQPPSVNAGANVHMQNPGQSILVKRENTINPIHNGPSADSKEGNSNVAMSDIKDIDLDDFIKRLLDAGYAGKVTKSVCLKNAEIVAICQRAREVFLSQPALLELDAPVKVVGDVHGQYTDVIRMFEMCGFPPNSNYLFLGDYVDRGKQSLETILLLLCYKLKFPENFFLLRGNHECANVTRVYGFYDECKRRCNVKIWKTFIDCFNTLPIAAIVAGKIFCVHGGLSPALVHMDDIRNIARPTDVPDYGLLNDLLWSDPADMEQDWEANERGVSYCFGKRVITEFLADHDFDLICRAHMVVEDGYEFFNDRVLVTVFSAPNYCGEFDNWGAVMSVSAELLCSFELLKPLDSSALKSHIKKSRNKRQHMLNSPPALVQPQSV from the exons ATGGGTAACCAAAGCTCCCGGGAGAGTGGCTCCAAGGGCTCCGGCTCTGCCGGCCCTGACGGCCCCCTCCAGTCTTACCCATCGTTCAGCAGATCTGATACCAAGGACTCGTCGCGATCCTTTCGCTCCCTGCGATCCAAGATCCCCGGCAGCGGCAAGACGGACAGCCCCAGGAACTCTCAGATTATATCCAACGGCGATTCTACAACTGACTCCAAGAGCGAAGGTACCTCTGGACGGTCCGGTAGGAGCGGGCGTTCGAGCTCATCCCGACTGAGCCGGAGTGAGCTCCCTCCCCTCAAGACGGATGCGACAGACATCTCCACTTCCGAGTCAGCGCTTGCAGAGTCGGCCGTTGGAGACGACCAACCCCCACCGTCTCCCGTCCAGGGCCACTCCAAAGGCGGCGCCCACGACGTGAGCGCGGCTCAGGCTTCCGGCGAGGTTGATCATGTCTCGGATCAGCCTCCGTCGGTCAACGCGGGCGCGAATGTGCACATGCAGAACCCAGGCCAGTCGATCCTGGTGAAGCGGGaaaacaccatcaacccTATCCACAATGGCCCCTCGGCAGACTCCAAGGAGGGCAACTCCAATGTTGCCATGTCCGACATCAAGGATATTGATCTCGATGATTTTATAAAGCGACTCTTGGATGCGGGCTACGCTGGAAAGGTTACCAAGAGTGTCTGCCTGAAGAATGCCGAAATTGTCGCCATTTGCCAGAGGGCCAGGGAAGTCTTCCTGTCGCAACCTGCGCTCCTGGAATTGGATGCCCCCGTCAAGGTTGTGGGAGATGTCCACGGCCAGTACACGGATGTTATCAGAATGTTTGAGATGTGCGGATTCCCCCCGAATTCCAACTATCTATTCCTGGGCGACTATGTCGATCGAGGCAAGCAATCTCTGGAGACTATCCTTCTACTCCTATGCTATAAGCTCAAGTTCCCCGAgaacttcttcctcctccgtgGAAACCACGAGTGCGCTAACGTCACACGAGTGTACGGATTTTACGATGAGTGCAAGAGGCGCTGCAACGTCAAGATCTGGAAGACATTCATCGACTGCTTCAACACACTCcccatcgccgccatcgtTGCCGGCAAGATCTTTTGCGTTCACGGAGGCCTATCGCCGGCACTGGTCCACATGGACGATATTCGAAACATTGCTCGACCAACAGATGTCCCCGACTACGGTCTGCTCAACGATTTGCTATGGTCAGACCCCGCAGACATGGAGCAAGATTGGGAAGCCAACGAGAGGGGCGTCAGCTACTGTTTTGGAAAACGCGTCATCACCGAGTTTCTGGCGGATCACGACTTTGATCTTATCTGCCGCGCGCACATGGTGGTCGAGGACGGGTACGAATTCTTTAACGACCGGGTTTTGGTTACTGTCTTTAGCGCCCCCAAT TACTGCGGCGAATTCGACAATTGGGGCGCAGTCATGTCTGTGTCTGCGGAGCTCCTTTGCAGCTTTGAGCTCTTGAAGCCTCTTGACTCGAGCGCTTTAAAGAGTCATATCAAGAAGAGCCGGAACAAGCGGCAGCACATGTTGAACAGTCCG CCTGCCTTGGTCCAGCCGCAGAGCGTATAG
- a CDS encoding L-arabinitol 4-dehydrogenase: MSPSAVDAPATADVKTTFKPNIGVYTNPNHDLWVNAAEPSAESVKSGADLKQGEVSVAIRSTGICGSDVHFWHAGCIGPMIVEGDHILGHESAGEVVAVHPSVTHLKVGDRVAVEPNIPCGTCEPCLTGRYNGCETVQFLSTPPVPGMLRRYINHPAVWCHKIGNMSYENGAMLEPLSVALAGMQRAQVSLGDPVLICGAGPIGLITLLCSAAAGASPIVITDISESRLAFAKELCPRVITHKVERLSAEDSAKAIVNSFGGVEPTIALECTGVESSIAAAIWSVKFGGKVFIIGVGKNEINIPFMRASVREVDIQLQYRYCNTWPRAIRLVESGVIDLSKLVTHRFKLEDALKAFETSADPKSGSIKVMIQSLD, from the exons ATGAGCCCCTCAGCAGTCGATGCCCCCGCGACCGCGGACGTCAAGACGACCTTCAAGCCCAACATTGGTGTCTACACAAACCCCAACCATGACCTCTGGGTGAATGCCGCTGAGCCTAGCGCCGAGAGCGTCAAGTCCGGCGCCGACCTGAAGCAGGGCGAGGTCAGTGTTGCTATCCGAAGCACTGGTATCTGCGG CTCCGATGTTCACTTCTGGCATGCTGGTTGCATTGGCCCTATGATCGTCGAGGGTGACCACATCCTTGGCCACGAGTCTGCCGGCGAGGTTGTCGCTGTGCACCCCTCCGTCACCCATCTCAAGGTGGGCGACAGGGTCGCCGTCGAGCCCAACATCCCCTGCGGTACCTGCGAGCCTTGCCTCACTGGCCGATACAATGGTTGCGAGACTGTTCAGTTCCTCTCCACCCCTCCCGTCCCCGGCATGCTTCGCCGATACATCAACCACCCTGCCGTCTGGTGCCACAAGATTGGAAACATGTCGTATGAGAACGGTGCCATGCTCGAGCCCCTCAGCGTTGCGCTGGCTGGCATGCAGAGAGCCCAGGTTTCCTTGGGAGACCCCGTCCTGATCTGCGGTGCTGGTCCCATCGGCTTGATCACTCTGCTCTGCTCCGCCGCTGCTGGTGCCTcccccatcgtcatcactgATATCTCTGAGAGCCGATTGGCGTTTGCCAAGGAGCTCTGCCCTCGAGTCATCACCCACAAGGTCGAGAGACTGTCTGCTGAGGATTCCGCAAAGGCCATTGTCAACTCGTTTGGCGGCGTTGAGCCCACCATTGCCCTCGAGTGCACTGGTGTTGAGAGCAGCATTGCGGCTGCTATCTGGTCGGTCAAGTTCGGCGGCAAGGTCTTCATCATTGGTGTTGGAAAGAACGAGATCAACATCCCCTTCATGCGCGCCAGTGTGCGTGAGGTTGATATTCAGCTGCAGTATCGATACTGCAACACCTGGCCTCGGGCCATTCGTTTGGTTGAGAGTGGTGTAATTGACCTGTCCAAGCTGGTCACCCACCGTTTCAAGCTGGAGGATGCGCTCAAGGCCTTTGAGACCTCGGCCGATCCCAAGAGCGGGTCGATCAAGGTCATGATCCAGAGCTTGGATTAA
- a CDS encoding Secondary metabolism regulator LAE1, whose amino-acid sequence MVVMSSQNRCVPSQSKKFGESARLTSFSVTESEGRYLEDGYWKHGRFYGSWKPGKYLFPIDSEELNRLDIFHKVFLVARGNKPFHCPIMRKTPRIMDLGTGTGIWAINVAEDCLSDAQIMAVDLNQIQPALIPVGVMPKQYDIEEPTWGPLLSDCDLIHLRMMLGSIQTDLWPQVYRKIFEHLTPGLGHLEHVEIDWTPRWDDDERPSNSSFTQWAELFLTGMDQFNRTARVAPEETRQMLEGAGFTDIKQEIIPAFVCPWSPDRREREIARWFNLGLSHSLESLSLMPLVEKHGLGPDEVRELCARVKREICVLRYHTYCNIHVWTARKPGPPQ is encoded by the exons ATGGTCGTCATGTCTTCACAAAATAGGTGTGTTCCATCCCAATCCAAGAAGTTTGGGGAATCAGCCAGGCTCACATCATTTAGCGTAACCGAATCCGAGGGGAGGTATCTTGAGGATGGTTACTGGAAACATGGTCGCTTCTACGGTTCCTGGAAGCCTGGCAAGTATCTATTTCCCATCGATTCA GAAGAGTTAAATCGCTTGGATATATTCCATAAAGTCTTTCTGGTGGCTCGCGGCAATAAGCCCTTCCACTGTCCAATCATGCGGAAAACTCCCAGAATCATGGATCTTGGTACAGGGACTGGAATTTGGGCTATCAACGTCGCAGAAGA CTGTCTCTCGGACGCCCAAATTATGGCTGTAGACTTGAACCAGATTCAGCCCGCTCT AATCCCTGTAGGGGTAATGCCAAAGCAATATGATATCGAAGAACCGACGTGGGGTCCGCTATTATCAGACTGCGACTTGATCCATCTGCGGATGATGCTTGGAAGCATTCAGACCGATTTGTGGCCCCAAGTGTATCGCAAAATATTTGA GCACCTGACTCCGGGACTCGGCCACTTGGAACACGTGGAAATCGACTGGACACCCAGATGGGACGACGACGAAAGGCCTTCGAATTCCTCATTTACCCAGTGGGCAGAGTTGTTCCTGACTGGAATGGACCAGTTCAACCGTACCGCAAGAGTGGCACCAGAAGAAACTCGACAAATGCTCGAAGGTGCAGGGTTTACGGACATCAAGCAGGAGATTATCCCGGCTTTTGTCTGCCCTTGGTCTCCTGATCGGCGTGAACGAGAGATCGCAAGATGGTTCAACCTCGGTCTAAGTCACAGCCTGGAGTCTCTTAGCTTGATGCCCCTGGTTGAGAAGCATGGCCTGGGGCCTGACGAGGTCCGTGAGCTATGCGCAAGAGTCAAGCGCGAGATCTGTGTTCTGCGCTACCACACCTACTGCAACAT TCACGTCTGGACGGCGAGAAAGCCCGGGCCCCCTCAGTAA